The Methanohalophilus portucalensis genome window below encodes:
- a CDS encoding 30S ribosomal protein S17 encodes MARNIGLDVPEPSEECDDVNCPFHGTLPVRGQVLSGKVVSDSMDRTVVIQRKYDKFINKYQRYEKRQSKIHAHNPPCIDAKEGDIVTIAECRPLSKTKAYVVVKAEAQV; translated from the coding sequence ATGGCACGAAACATTGGATTGGATGTTCCTGAGCCTTCCGAAGAATGTGACGACGTAAATTGTCCTTTCCATGGCACTCTTCCCGTAAGGGGACAGGTGTTGTCTGGAAAGGTAGTCAGTGACAGTATGGACAGGACAGTTGTAATCCAGCGAAAATATGATAAATTCATCAATAAGTACCAGAGGTACGAGAAACGTCAGTCAAAGATACATGCTCATAATCCTCCTTGCATTGATGCAAAGGAAGGGGACATTGTAACAATAGCAGAATGCCGTCCCCTGAGCAAGACCAAAGCTTATGTAGTTGTTAAGGCGGAGGCACAGGTATGA
- the rpl4p gene encoding 50S ribosomal protein L4 — MVTANILDISGNSKGEITLPDVFEEIYRPDLIKRTVLSSQSKRYQPYGPKMYAGMETSAVSWGSGRGVAQIPRLVNGSRVARVPQAVGGRRTHPPKPEADRTEKVNKKEKRLAVRSAIAATINAELVKGRGHVCDATLPLVAEDALQDVEKTAEVIKFLEAAGAYDDVLRAKNSRSIRAGKGKMRGRKYKNKKSVLIVAGSESPIFRSARNLPGVDVTTVDSLYTELLAPGAKAGRLTVWTESAISSLEDMFI, encoded by the coding sequence ATGGTCACAGCAAATATTCTTGATATTTCAGGTAATTCCAAAGGTGAAATAACCTTGCCCGATGTTTTCGAAGAGATTTACAGGCCGGATCTTATCAAAAGGACCGTGCTTTCTTCCCAGTCTAAGAGGTACCAGCCCTATGGTCCCAAGATGTATGCCGGAATGGAAACTTCTGCAGTCTCCTGGGGATCCGGGAGAGGTGTTGCTCAGATCCCAAGGCTTGTCAACGGAAGCCGGGTTGCAAGAGTTCCCCAGGCAGTAGGCGGAAGGCGTACCCATCCACCAAAACCTGAAGCTGACAGGACAGAGAAGGTTAACAAAAAAGAGAAACGTCTTGCAGTTCGCTCTGCAATAGCAGCTACAATTAATGCAGAACTCGTCAAAGGACGAGGTCATGTATGTGACGCTACCCTGCCTCTTGTAGCAGAAGATGCCCTGCAGGATGTTGAGAAAACAGCAGAAGTTATTAAATTCCTCGAAGCAGCAGGTGCTTATGATGATGTCCTGCGTGCCAAAAACAGCCGTTCCATCAGGGCCGGCAAGGGCAAGATGAGAGGAAGGAAATACAAAAACAAAAAGAGTGTTCTGATCGTTGCCGGTTCAGAAAGTCCAATATTCCGCTCGGCACGTAATCTGCCAGGCGTGGATGTTACAACAGTAGATTCACTTTATACTGAATTACTTGCACCCGGTGCAAAGGCAGGACGACTGACGGTATGGACAGAATCCGCAATATCCAGTCTGGAGGACATGTTCATATGA
- a CDS encoding 50S ribosomal protein L2, producing the protein MARRIISQNRGRGTPTYRAPSHRYKAALKHPSVEEGSTIFADVVEIVHDPARSAPIARVSFESGEERLILVPESIGIGDRIECGISAEIKQGNILPLAEIPEGVPLCNIESKPNDGGAFARSSGAYATLVGHERNRTVVQLPSGEMKWLNPKCRASIGVVAGGGRAEKPFLKAGKKYHKLRSRAAKYPRVSGIAMNVIDHPFGGGNRQHPGKPTTVGRNAPPGRKVGQIAARRTGKR; encoded by the coding sequence ATGGCAAGACGAATTATATCACAGAACAGGGGTCGTGGAACACCTACATACAGGGCACCTTCACATCGTTATAAAGCTGCTCTTAAGCATCCTTCAGTTGAAGAAGGCAGCACAATTTTTGCCGATGTGGTGGAAATTGTCCATGATCCAGCAAGATCCGCCCCTATAGCAAGGGTTTCCTTTGAAAGTGGCGAAGAACGTTTAATTCTCGTTCCGGAAAGTATCGGTATAGGGGATCGCATTGAATGCGGTATCTCTGCAGAGATCAAACAGGGTAACATCCTCCCGCTGGCTGAGATCCCGGAAGGAGTACCGCTCTGCAACATAGAATCCAAACCAAACGATGGTGGAGCTTTTGCTCGTTCATCCGGTGCCTATGCTACCCTTGTGGGTCATGAAAGGAATAGGACAGTTGTCCAGCTTCCTTCAGGTGAAATGAAATGGCTGAATCCAAAATGCAGGGCCTCTATTGGGGTTGTTGCTGGTGGCGGACGTGCCGAAAAACCATTCCTGAAGGCCGGTAAGAAGTATCACAAGTTAAGATCCAGGGCAGCCAAGTATCCGAGAGTTTCCGGTATTGCAATGAATGTTATTGACCACCCATTCGGTGGAGGTAACAGGCAACATCCAGGCAAACCAACTACCGTAGGCAGGAACGCCCCACCTGGCAGGAAGGTAGGACAGATTGCAGCCCGGAGGACCGGAAAGCGTTAA
- a CDS encoding HD domain-containing protein, with product MNLRNYIATYCTDSKKKPTGVIVHSADIGDELPEMPDRFFYMAEWSDVPSRRIWKSEPYQSVLIHENGQLIIHEHLRKANFRIHLLELEEKYETSSRAGHFVLSVPEAFEFAYNAHRDTARRFSRTPYISHPMDVASILLKNSAPDIVVIAGLLHSIKKESKIDMVEVENKFGETVVNFVRAVSELDQTDDPSLLSVDENMWKERNEACLKALEDVGRDVKLLFCADKLASIRDMKDEENIHGNIIWNHFIVGKEFHKWYYGQLLRSFESQPHSIIDSPMYKQLKGCVEQFFSDA from the coding sequence ATGAATCTGAGAAATTATATAGCCACTTATTGTACCGATTCTAAGAAAAAGCCAACAGGTGTCATAGTTCATAGTGCAGATATAGGAGACGAACTTCCTGAGATGCCGGATCGCTTTTTCTACATGGCCGAGTGGTCTGATGTGCCTTCCAGACGTATATGGAAAAGTGAGCCTTATCAGTCAGTATTGATCCATGAAAATGGTCAACTCATCATACACGAACATCTCAGGAAAGCCAACTTCCGTATCCATCTGCTGGAGCTGGAAGAGAAATACGAGACCTCCTCACGAGCAGGACATTTCGTTCTCTCAGTACCTGAAGCTTTCGAGTTTGCCTATAATGCACACAGGGATACAGCAAGGCGATTTTCCAGGACGCCCTATATCTCTCATCCAATGGACGTTGCATCTATCCTCTTAAAGAACAGTGCCCCTGACATAGTTGTAATTGCAGGCCTGTTGCATTCGATCAAAAAAGAGTCTAAAATAGATATGGTTGAAGTGGAGAATAAGTTTGGTGAGACGGTTGTAAATTTTGTAAGAGCAGTATCTGAACTGGACCAAACAGATGATCCCTCCCTGTTATCTGTTGATGAAAATATGTGGAAGGAGCGCAATGAAGCCTGCCTGAAGGCACTTGAAGATGTTGGAAGGGATGTCAAACTCCTATTCTGTGCAGACAAACTTGCCAGCATCAGGGATATGAAGGATGAGGAAAATATTCATGGTAATATAATATGGAACCATTTTATAGTAGGAAAAGAATTTCATAAATGGTATTATGGACAATTGCTAAGGTCCTTTGAATCCCAACCCCATAGTATTATAGATAGCCCAATGTATAAACAATTGAAAGGATGTGTCGAACAGTTCTTCAGTGATGCCTGA
- the rnp1 gene encoding ribonuclease P protein component 1: MDISPQNLIYHELIGLMVEVVDSTNKYLAGINGKVVDETRNMLVIEVEDMYEKQVPKKGSTFVFHLPVGSGCSPATSVEVGGTLLLSQPENRTKNIRKLRMR, encoded by the coding sequence TTGGATATATCACCCCAAAACCTGATCTATCACGAATTGATAGGACTGATGGTTGAGGTGGTTGATTCTACCAATAAATATCTTGCAGGCATTAATGGAAAAGTAGTTGATGAGACACGGAACATGTTGGTAATCGAGGTCGAGGATATGTACGAAAAACAAGTACCAAAAAAAGGTTCCACATTTGTGTTTCATCTTCCAGTTGGTTCTGGATGTTCCCCGGCTACATCAGTAGAGGTCGGGGGCACCCTCTTGCTCTCACAACCCGAAAACAGGACCAAGAATATCAGGAAATTACGCATGAGGTAA
- a CDS encoding 50S ribosomal protein L22 yields the protein MARIDYSTELEPATSARAMGSELHISPKKSRELCRELKGMRTTSAKNYLGEVIDFKRAVPFRRHNDSLGHKKGPMAAGRYPVKVAAEVLKLLENAESNAEYKGLDPSQMYINHVSTKKGRVIHGMRPRARGRATPKNTETVNIEIILSEVR from the coding sequence ATGGCAAGAATTGATTATTCAACGGAACTTGAGCCAGCAACAAGTGCCAGAGCTATGGGTTCAGAGCTACATATCTCTCCCAAGAAATCACGTGAACTCTGTCGCGAGCTTAAAGGAATGCGTACTACATCTGCAAAGAATTATCTTGGAGAGGTAATTGATTTCAAAAGGGCTGTACCATTCAGGAGGCACAATGACAGTCTTGGGCACAAGAAAGGTCCAATGGCAGCAGGTCGTTATCCTGTAAAAGTGGCTGCAGAAGTTCTCAAACTTTTAGAGAATGCTGAGAGCAATGCTGAATACAAGGGTCTTGATCCTTCTCAAATGTACATAAACCATGTTTCTACAAAGAAAGGCCGGGTTATCCATGGAATGCGCCCCAGGGCTCGTGGAAGGGCTACCCCCAAGAATACGGAAACCGTAAATATCGAAATTATTCTGAGCGAGGTGCGCTAA
- a CDS encoding 50S ribosomal protein L14, which translates to MKGMRSSVPKCLNAGARIDCVDNTGARTVEIISVKKYRGVKNRQPKAGLGDMCVVSVKKGTPEMRRQILHAVVVRQKKEFRRPDGTRVSFEDNAVVITDPTGFPKGTDIKGPIAREVAERFPKIGTTASMIV; encoded by the coding sequence ATGAAAGGAATGCGTTCCAGTGTCCCCAAATGCCTTAATGCCGGTGCACGTATCGACTGTGTCGACAATACCGGTGCAAGGACTGTGGAAATTATTTCTGTCAAGAAATACCGTGGTGTGAAAAACCGTCAGCCAAAAGCAGGTCTAGGCGATATGTGTGTTGTCTCTGTCAAGAAAGGAACTCCTGAAATGAGAAGGCAGATCCTCCACGCAGTAGTTGTCAGGCAGAAAAAAGAATTCCGCAGGCCGGATGGAACCCGGGTTAGCTTTGAGGATAACGCAGTGGTAATTACAGATCCCACCGGTTTCCCCAAAGGAACAGACATTAAGGGCCCTATTGCCAGGGAAGTCGCAGAACGTTTCCCCAAGATAGGGACTACAGCATCAATGATTGTGTGA
- the rpmC gene encoding 50S ribosomal protein L29: MAILRVKEIRDMSPNEKVDELEKLMNELIKERALSSAGGAPENPGRIKELRRTIARIKTIQREMKEI; this comes from the coding sequence ATGGCAATCCTTCGTGTAAAGGAAATCAGGGATATGTCTCCCAATGAAAAAGTGGATGAACTTGAAAAACTCATGAATGAGCTTATCAAGGAACGTGCCCTTTCCTCTGCAGGTGGCGCGCCTGAAAATCCCGGTCGTATAAAGGAACTCAGAAGGACGATTGCGAGAATAAAAACCATCCAGAGGGAAATGAAGGAGATATAA
- a CDS encoding methyltransferase domain-containing protein, whose translation MKNKDKFTKPICSDHDGLRFATPEIVAKYRAKRLKCDVLADISCGIGGQTIFFAKECKKVYAIEIDPVKIEHAKKNCQLYGVDNVEFICGDALDPEIIHKLPELDVVFSDPARPPKEKRRLISSITPSIEDMINAYSSRTKGFAFEVPPQLTPERIPFDCEMEYLSLNGKINRLTLYLNHLKKCDRSAITLPSEESLCSSGTGEIPESEIMKKFAYEPEPSVVKADLLHELAEKMSNGDNKTYLFRIDPKRALMTSDEKLKSPLLKNQYAVLAETKVSVEDINSKLKELNAKNALIRGKIDPEDYWNFRNRIEDGLNGDKAIHLYITDNSAIICQPLVEKD comes from the coding sequence ATGAAAAACAAAGACAAATTCACCAAACCGATATGTTCTGACCATGATGGATTGCGCTTTGCTACCCCCGAAATTGTAGCAAAGTACAGGGCCAAGAGACTTAAATGTGACGTTCTGGCGGATATAAGTTGTGGTATCGGCGGCCAGACCATTTTCTTTGCAAAGGAGTGCAAAAAAGTCTATGCCATAGAAATCGACCCTGTAAAGATAGAACATGCCAAAAAGAACTGCCAGTTATATGGAGTGGACAATGTAGAATTTATCTGTGGTGACGCCCTTGACCCCGAAATAATACATAAACTTCCTGAACTCGATGTCGTGTTTTCTGATCCTGCAAGGCCCCCAAAAGAGAAGAGGCGTTTAATTTCCAGCATTACACCATCCATAGAAGATATGATTAATGCTTATTCATCCCGGACTAAAGGATTCGCCTTTGAAGTGCCTCCCCAGTTAACTCCAGAAAGGATTCCCTTTGATTGTGAAATGGAATACCTGTCCCTAAATGGTAAAATCAATCGCCTTACATTATACTTAAACCATCTCAAAAAATGTGATAGATCTGCAATCACACTGCCTTCCGAAGAATCACTTTGTAGCAGCGGGACAGGAGAAATCCCCGAATCAGAAATAATGAAAAAATTTGCATATGAACCTGAACCATCTGTTGTGAAGGCAGATCTTCTGCACGAACTTGCAGAAAAAATGAGCAATGGAGATAATAAGACATATTTGTTCCGAATTGATCCGAAAAGGGCATTAATGACATCTGATGAAAAATTGAAGTCCCCATTGCTTAAAAATCAGTATGCTGTGCTGGCAGAGACAAAGGTATCCGTTGAAGATATAAATAGTAAACTTAAAGAATTAAATGCCAAAAATGCATTAATAAGAGGAAAAATTGACCCTGAGGATTACTGGAATTTCCGTAATCGCATAGAAGACGGATTAAATGGCGATAAAGCAATTCATCTCTATATTACTGACAATTCTGCGATTATCTGCCAGCCACTTGTTGAAAAAGATTAA
- a CDS encoding helix-turn-helix transcriptional regulator — MGVSIVELVCRSEKRKNLVVYLKDGPRNLAAIKKALDVTSTGVLPQIKLLKDNDILVQKDDEYELSIFGNIVVQKILPIFKLTNTLEKNPEYWFSRDISALPMQFMERLGNLGDSKVIEPDINSLFDPPQELIDHLLVSRHVAAITSYFHPYYAKHFIGLAKKGVEINLIFTNDVYERIAEDYGEDAEVFFGMDNTNIYIHEGNLPVVSMVCADGFFLLSLLNQKGIYDHNKLISTSEEAIKWGHDLFEYCCIASQKKE, encoded by the coding sequence ATGGGTGTGTCTATAGTCGAGCTTGTATGTCGCTCGGAAAAACGGAAAAACTTGGTTGTCTATCTAAAAGATGGCCCCCGGAATCTGGCCGCTATCAAAAAGGCTCTTGATGTCACATCAACCGGTGTGCTTCCTCAGATAAAACTTCTTAAAGATAATGATATTCTTGTGCAGAAAGATGATGAATATGAACTGTCTATTTTTGGTAATATAGTAGTGCAGAAAATATTGCCGATTTTTAAACTGACCAATACGCTTGAAAAGAACCCTGAATACTGGTTTTCCAGGGATATTTCCGCTCTTCCAATGCAATTTATGGAACGGCTGGGTAATCTGGGTGATTCAAAGGTCATTGAACCGGATATCAATTCTCTATTTGATCCGCCTCAGGAATTAATAGACCATCTGCTTGTAAGTCGCCATGTTGCAGCTATTACTTCTTATTTCCATCCTTATTATGCCAAACATTTTATAGGACTTGCTAAAAAAGGCGTGGAGATAAACCTGATTTTCACCAATGATGTCTATGAGCGCATTGCTGAAGATTATGGGGAGGATGCAGAGGTTTTTTTTGGAATGGATAACACCAACATATATATTCACGAGGGTAATTTGCCGGTAGTTAGCATGGTATGCGCGGACGGCTTTTTCCTGTTGTCCCTCCTTAACCAGAAAGGAATATATGATCACAATAAACTTATAAGTACGAGTGAAGAAGCTATAAAGTGGGGACATGATCTGTTTGAATACTGTTGCATTGCGTCACAAAAGAAGGAATAA
- the rplX gene encoding 50S ribosomal protein L24 encodes MVSKQPRKQRKARGTAPLHVKQKYMKAPLSKDLRSKYGRNATVAVGDTVQVMRGDHAGTKGLVEGASLKSGMIVMEGVYVTKADGTEVPRPLYPSNVMITSLDLKDKQRESRLLKSR; translated from the coding sequence ATGGTGTCAAAACAGCCAAGAAAACAGAGAAAGGCACGTGGCACTGCCCCTCTCCACGTCAAACAAAAATACATGAAGGCTCCTCTTTCCAAGGATCTGCGTTCCAAGTATGGACGCAATGCAACTGTAGCGGTAGGCGATACCGTGCAGGTAATGCGTGGTGACCATGCAGGAACAAAAGGATTGGTAGAAGGTGCTTCTCTAAAAAGTGGAATGATTGTGATGGAGGGTGTCTACGTCACCAAGGCAGATGGGACTGAAGTACCCAGGCCACTTTATCCTTCAAATGTAATGATTACATCACTGGATTTGAAAGATAAGCAGAGAGAATCAAGATTACTAAAGAGCAGGTGA
- a CDS encoding 30S ribosomal protein S19 produces the protein MAKKSSSRLPKRKGEYTYRGKSVDELKELSIEQFAELLPARERRTIRRGLPDGHKKVLEKFRAGKDSVRTHHRSMIIFPEMVGKQIAVYNGKEFVSVDVQPEMVGHRFGEFAQTRGRVSHGSAGVGATRSSKFVPLK, from the coding sequence ATGGCTAAAAAATCTTCATCAAGGTTACCAAAGAGGAAAGGAGAATATACCTATCGGGGCAAATCTGTGGATGAGCTCAAGGAATTGAGTATTGAGCAATTCGCCGAACTTCTTCCCGCAAGGGAAAGGAGGACCATTCGCCGTGGGCTTCCCGATGGGCATAAAAAAGTCCTGGAGAAATTCAGGGCTGGAAAGGATAGTGTGCGAACCCACCACAGGTCAATGATAATTTTCCCTGAAATGGTAGGTAAGCAAATTGCAGTTTACAACGGTAAAGAATTCGTAAGTGTAGATGTACAGCCTGAGATGGTAGGTCACAGGTTTGGAGAATTCGCACAGACAAGAGGCAGAGTTTCCCACGGAAGCGCTGGTGTTGGTGCAACCCGTTCCAGTAAATTCGTACCACTAAAGTAA
- a CDS encoding 50S ribosomal protein L23 translates to MSAIKFPFITEKAMTHMEDNKLQFVVDTRANKSQIKEDVIKIYGFPVKSVCTTTTMKGEKKALVTFDEVDAAHEIATRIGLM, encoded by the coding sequence ATGAGCGCTATTAAATTCCCGTTCATCACCGAAAAAGCTATGACGCATATGGAGGATAACAAACTTCAGTTTGTTGTCGATACCCGTGCCAACAAGAGCCAGATCAAGGAAGATGTGATAAAGATCTACGGTTTCCCCGTAAAGTCCGTTTGCACAACGACAACGATGAAGGGAGAAAAAAAGGCTCTTGTCACATTTGATGAAGTAGATGCAGCACACGAGATTGCTACACGTATTGGTTTGATGTGA
- a CDS encoding Hsp20/alpha crystallin family protein, producing the protein MADKKKGNNPSGSDDSFSDITDMIEQMMQRFGVGIEEFSDEPFIYGFSITQRANEDPEIREFGNIPSDYNDFEEEIDPLDGPISIDEKKPLIDVLEIDGEVYVTAEISGMSRDDISVCATDQYLEINASNKYYTYSETLEMPLKVDPNSAKATFHNGVLEVIFSVMEEVGKVDIKIN; encoded by the coding sequence ATGGCAGATAAAAAGAAAGGAAACAATCCGTCTGGTAGTGATGATTCTTTCAGTGATATTACTGATATGATCGAACAGATGATGCAGAGATTCGGAGTAGGTATAGAAGAATTCTCTGATGAGCCTTTCATTTATGGTTTTTCTATTACACAACGTGCTAATGAGGATCCTGAAATCAGGGAATTTGGCAATATCCCATCTGATTATAATGATTTTGAAGAAGAAATTGATCCTTTAGATGGCCCCATATCCATAGATGAGAAAAAGCCTCTGATAGATGTTCTTGAAATAGACGGGGAAGTGTATGTTACCGCAGAAATTTCAGGTATGTCCAGGGATGATATTTCTGTCTGTGCAACAGACCAGTACCTGGAGATCAATGCTTCCAATAAATATTATACATATTCCGAAACTCTCGAAATGCCTCTAAAAGTAGACCCTAATAGTGCAAAAGCAACTTTCCATAATGGTGTTCTTGAGGTAATATTTTCTGTTATGGAAGAAGTCGGGAAAGTGGATATTAAAATTAATTAA
- a CDS encoding 50S ribosomal protein L3, translating to MPTIHRPRRGSLAFSPRKRAKSHIPRFRSWPEAEGEPKLQGFAGYKVGMTHVIMIDDAKNSLTEGAEIAVPVTVIETPQIGIAAIRAYKDTPYGEKTISEAWSANLDGDIGRRIKTPKNYDTEKSLENMASIVEEGNVSEIRVITYTIPSSVNGIPKKKADIMETAISGSDVKAKFEYAKYILGSKVGISDIFSEGNIIDVAAITRGYGTEGPVKRWGIQLAKNKHSRQSSLRQVGTLGPWNPPHVSWRVPQMGQAGYHQRTEYNKRILKVSSDVDEVNPAGGFVNYGLVGGDYILVKGTVPGPSKRLIRLREPTRPKTSAVGEPQLMHINTQSRQG from the coding sequence GTGCCAACAATACACAGACCAAGGCGAGGTTCTCTAGCGTTCAGTCCACGCAAAAGAGCAAAGAGCCACATCCCAAGGTTCAGGTCATGGCCTGAGGCTGAAGGTGAGCCAAAATTGCAGGGATTTGCAGGTTACAAGGTCGGAATGACCCATGTAATTATGATTGACGACGCCAAAAACAGTTTGACTGAAGGCGCTGAAATTGCCGTACCTGTTACTGTTATCGAAACACCGCAGATTGGTATTGCAGCAATACGTGCCTATAAGGATACTCCCTATGGAGAAAAAACAATTTCAGAGGCATGGTCAGCAAACCTGGATGGCGACATTGGACGCAGGATAAAGACTCCCAAAAATTACGATACGGAAAAATCACTTGAAAATATGGCTTCCATTGTGGAAGAAGGGAATGTTTCCGAGATTCGTGTGATCACATATACAATCCCGTCTTCAGTAAATGGGATTCCAAAGAAGAAAGCAGATATTATGGAAACTGCAATTAGCGGTTCCGATGTAAAAGCCAAGTTTGAGTATGCAAAGTACATACTTGGAAGCAAGGTTGGAATCTCTGATATCTTCTCGGAAGGGAATATCATCGATGTGGCCGCTATCACAAGAGGCTACGGTACTGAAGGGCCTGTGAAAAGATGGGGTATCCAGCTGGCAAAGAACAAACACTCTCGCCAGAGCAGTTTGCGTCAGGTAGGTACTCTTGGGCCATGGAATCCACCACATGTAAGCTGGAGAGTTCCACAAATGGGCCAGGCTGGTTACCATCAGCGTACAGAGTATAACAAACGTATCCTGAAAGTATCTTCTGATGTTGACGAAGTAAATCCTGCAGGAGGATTTGTGAACTACGGCCTTGTCGGAGGAGATTATATCCTTGTAAAGGGTACTGTCCCCGGTCCATCAAAGAGACTTATCAGGCTCAGGGAACCAACCAGGCCAAAGACATCTGCTGTGGGAGAACCTCAGCTTATGCATATAAACACACAGTCCAGGCAGGGGTGA
- a CDS encoding 30S ribosomal protein S3, producing MAVEKKFVEDGYVKASLDEYFANQLSRAGYGGMEINRTPMGTQIVVYSEKPGMVIGKAGKVIRRLTRDVGRLYNLDNPQIDAQEVKRPELNAQMMATRLASSIERGWYFRKAGHNAMRAIMNSGALGCEIILSGKVTGARSRVEKMVNGYIKHAGKPVDDIVDEGFAVAVKKLGTIGCKVRIIHPGAVLPDSYHLREVVEEAVAEVAPEEAESAGVEELVEAEATGEVAEAEDVESTEEATEAKAAEEVPEAEPEVKAESEEVESTEGSEENVPEPEDEQLPGEQRRLVEGVWQHKHEEHDYWHPMARVHRGDN from the coding sequence ATGGCAGTAGAGAAGAAATTTGTTGAGGATGGCTATGTGAAAGCCTCACTTGATGAATATTTCGCAAACCAGCTGAGTCGGGCCGGTTATGGCGGCATGGAGATCAATCGAACCCCTATGGGGACACAGATTGTTGTTTATTCCGAAAAACCCGGTATGGTTATAGGGAAGGCCGGAAAGGTCATCCGTCGGCTCACAAGAGATGTCGGGCGCCTTTATAATCTTGATAACCCTCAGATTGATGCACAGGAAGTAAAGAGGCCGGAACTGAATGCCCAGATGATGGCAACACGGCTTGCTTCTTCCATTGAACGTGGCTGGTATTTCAGGAAAGCAGGTCACAATGCAATGCGTGCCATTATGAATTCCGGTGCTCTTGGGTGTGAAATAATCCTCTCCGGGAAGGTTACAGGTGCAAGGTCAAGGGTCGAGAAAATGGTAAATGGCTATATCAAACATGCAGGAAAACCTGTTGATGATATTGTGGACGAAGGGTTCGCAGTAGCCGTTAAAAAACTTGGTACAATTGGCTGTAAAGTGAGAATTATCCATCCGGGTGCTGTGTTGCCAGATTCCTACCACCTTAGGGAGGTTGTGGAAGAGGCAGTTGCAGAAGTTGCTCCTGAAGAAGCTGAAAGTGCTGGCGTTGAAGAACTTGTGGAAGCAGAAGCAACCGGTGAAGTTGCAGAAGCTGAGGATGTTGAATCCACTGAAGAAGCAACAGAAGCAAAAGCTGCTGAAGAAGTACCTGAGGCAGAACCGGAAGTTAAAGCAGAATCCGAAGAAGTTGAATCAACCGAAGGCTCCGAAGAAAATGTCCCGGAACCAGAAGATGAACAACTCCCAGGTGAGCAGCGCCGGCTTGTTGAAGGTGTATGGCAACATAAGCATGAAGAACATGATTACTGGCATCCCATGGCACGTGTCCATAGGGGGGATAACTGA
- a CDS encoding response regulator transcription factor: MNCFGKKVLVVDDEAHLRDLLQNLLELNDISTSCASSGEECLLMLESSLPDLVLLDVMMPGMDGWEVFHRIKEKYEHLPVVLLTARNHDFDKMMGLDILKADDYITKPFDNDELVECVCSLLD, from the coding sequence GTGAATTGTTTTGGGAAGAAAGTACTTGTAGTGGATGACGAAGCGCATTTACGTGACCTTCTTCAAAATTTGTTGGAATTGAATGATATTTCGACATCGTGTGCTTCCAGCGGGGAAGAATGTCTTTTGATGCTTGAATCATCCCTGCCGGATCTTGTCCTTCTTGATGTCATGATGCCGGGCATGGATGGGTGGGAAGTTTTCCACCGCATTAAAGAAAAGTATGAACATTTGCCAGTTGTTCTTCTTACTGCCAGGAATCATGATTTTGACAAAATGATGGGATTGGATATCCTCAAAGCTGATGATTATATTACCAAACCCTTTGATAACGATGAACTCGTAGAATGTGTTTGTAGCCTTCTGGATTAA